From the Acetomicrobium thermoterrenum DSM 13490 genome, the window CAAAGGGGGGAGGCTATATCCAAGACTTCCTGCAGCCTTTCGAGTGCTTTCCAAATCTCTTTATCCAAAGGATCTCGAAGGGCAAAAGAGATCTGTTGTCTGCTTAAACGCCAAATGGCCCTTATTGCATCTCTATAAAAGGCTGCCTTCTCAAAAGCAAGAGATTCCACGGCTTCATTCATTTTCTTTCTGAGGCTTTCAACCAATGCACTTGTTTGCCCCCTCAAGAAAAGTATTACATCATCGACCAATTCCTGATATTCCCTTTGAGTGCAAAGACCCGCACATGGCCCAAGGCATTTACCCATGTTATACCTGAGACAGGGTCGACTTTGGACGGGAGCTTCCTTCAAATTCAAACTGCAGTTTCTCAAAGGAAAATAACGCTCCATAAGTCTCAAAACCTGTCTAAGTTCCTTTACTCTTGTATAGGGGCCGATGTAAGTGGAGCCATCATCGGCCTTATGTCTGGTTATCTCCACTTTGGGGTAGGGATCCCTGGTAATTTTAATATAGGGATAACGTTCTCCCATTTTAAGTTCTATATTGAAAAAAGGTTGATAATGCTTTATCAAACGGGCTTCAACAACTAGGGCTTCTGCCTCCGTTTCCGTCCTTATGAAGGATATGTCTCTGATTAGCTCCACGAGCTTTCTCAATCTTGGGGAGGCAAACCCATTATGTCGAAAATATGACGAAACTCTTTTTTTCAGGGATTTAGCCTTCCCGACATACAATATCTTGTCTTCCTCGCCGTGAAATATATAAACCCCCGGCCTGTTCGGAAGGTTTCTTACCTTTTCAGATAAATAAGTTGGCACGCTTTGTTCGACTTCTTTTTTTCTGGGCATCTTATATTTTCCCATCTACCTCCGGGCTTCCTAATTCTTCGTTCTTATTATAGGATTATTATTGGGATTTTGTCATATAAGAAGGGAGAGAGCAACATGGGTTTAGTATTATATAACGACCTAACGCGACGTAAGGAGGAGTTCGCTCCTGTAAGTCCGGGCAGAATCGGCTTTTACGTTTGTGGCCCAACCGTTTACGATTACATACACATCGGTAACGCAAGACCCTTTGTCGTCTTCGATGCCCTGAGACGATACATGGAATACAAAGGTTTCGAGGTCATTTATGTGCAAAACTTCACGGATATAGATGACAAGATGATTAATAAAGCTAATCAACTCGGAATAACCGTCA encodes:
- a CDS encoding excinuclease ABC subunit UvrC, producing the protein MGKYKMPRKKEVEQSVPTYLSEKVRNLPNRPGVYIFHGEEDKILYVGKAKSLKKRVSSYFRHNGFASPRLRKLVELIRDISFIRTETEAEALVVEARLIKHYQPFFNIELKMGERYPYIKITRDPYPKVEITRHKADDGSTYIGPYTRVKELRQVLRLMERYFPLRNCSLNLKEAPVQSRPCLRYNMGKCLGPCAGLCTQREYQELVDDVILFLRGQTSALVESLRKKMNEAVESLAFEKAAFYRDAIRAIWRLSRQQISFALRDPLDKEIWKALERLQEVLDIASPLWRIEGCDISHLSGRETYGVFVVFEQGMPNPSLYRRYVIKTVEGIDDFRSVEEIVRRRYSSLVEKNMPLPQLLLVDGGALQLSFALKALNELGIENIYAVALAKEEEELYLPDSRRPLKLPLDDPGLNLLRRIRDEAHRFALSSHNNKFNKRYSRSALEDIPGVGKRRAAALLAAFGSVSHIASKTPEELEKVDNIGPRLARHILMYLKGDNDNESIGKKTT